The following proteins are encoded in a genomic region of Zea mays cultivar B73 chromosome 9, Zm-B73-REFERENCE-NAM-5.0, whole genome shotgun sequence:
- the LOC103639571 gene encoding uncharacterized protein isoform X2 has product MMLDIQWVPEDRVTLFTSDGLIQIGGSLVPRRVSASEKRQRKLKSGQKLRRFQESSYMDPNQSLCLGALFNIAATNGLDMGRRLCIFGFCRSIEMLSDVVEDTVLEHGGEVVTAEKASSNGLQEKLTMSVAVPLLWGVPPASETLHVAVRSGGGIVDKIYWQWDLF; this is encoded by the exons ATGATGCTGG ACATTCAATGGGTGCCTGAAGACAGAGTCACGCTATTCACTTCTGATGGGCTGATCCAGATTGGGGGTTCCTTGGTTCCTCGTCGAGTTTCTGCTTCTGAG AAGAGGCAACGGAAACTGAAGAGTGGACAAAAGTTGCGCCGGTTTCAGGAGAGCTCTTACATGGATCCAAATCAAAGTCTTTGCCTTGGAGCACTATTTAACATAGCAGCAACAAAT GGCCTAGACATGGGCAGAAGATTATGCATCTTTGGCTTTTGCCGTTCTATTGAAATGTTAAGCGATGTAGTGGAAGATACGGTATTGGAGCATGGCGGTGAG GTTGTCACTGCAGAGAAGGCAAGCAGTAACGGCCTCCAGGAGAAGCTAACCATGTCTGTTGCAGTACCATTGCTGTGGGGCGTTCCTCCAGCATCAGAGACCCTCCATGTCGCGGTGCGGAGCGGTGGAGGTATTGTCGATAAGATCTATTGGCAGTGGGACTTATTCTAG
- the LOC103639571 gene encoding uncharacterized protein isoform X1 encodes MADSAALSTSLPRSLASRRPLSSPLHARARARSQRRCRLGSRSLHRLRARAGKDDPEDLYGPYPWDQPLDLTAGSDIQWVPEDRVTLFTSDGLIQIGGSLVPRRVSASEKRQRKLKSGQKLRRFQESSYMDPNQSLCLGALFNIAATNGLDMGRRLCIFGFCRSIEMLSDVVEDTVLEHGGEVVTAEKASSNGLQEKLTMSVAVPLLWGVPPASETLHVAVRSGGGIVDKIYWQWDLF; translated from the exons ATGGCCGATTCAGCCGCGCTCTCCACCTCCCTCCCCCGCTCTCTGGCGTCCAGGAGGCCCCTCTCGTCGCCTCTCCACGCCAGAGCCCGGGCCCGCTCCCAGCGCCGCTGCCGGCTCGGATCGCGCTCGCTCCACCGGTTGCGTGCTCGGGCGGGAAAGGACGACCCGGAGGACCTCTACGGGCCCTACCCCTGGGACCAGCCCTTGGATCTCACCGCTGGGTCCG ACATTCAATGGGTGCCTGAAGACAGAGTCACGCTATTCACTTCTGATGGGCTGATCCAGATTGGGGGTTCCTTGGTTCCTCGTCGAGTTTCTGCTTCTGAG AAGAGGCAACGGAAACTGAAGAGTGGACAAAAGTTGCGCCGGTTTCAGGAGAGCTCTTACATGGATCCAAATCAAAGTCTTTGCCTTGGAGCACTATTTAACATAGCAGCAACAAAT GGCCTAGACATGGGCAGAAGATTATGCATCTTTGGCTTTTGCCGTTCTATTGAAATGTTAAGCGATGTAGTGGAAGATACGGTATTGGAGCATGGCGGTGAG GTTGTCACTGCAGAGAAGGCAAGCAGTAACGGCCTCCAGGAGAAGCTAACCATGTCTGTTGCAGTACCATTGCTGTGGGGCGTTCCTCCAGCATCAGAGACCCTCCATGTCGCGGTGCGGAGCGGTGGAGGTATTGTCGATAAGATCTATTGGCAGTGGGACTTATTCTAG